ctaaggatttcAACCCTACAAAATTCATatgaaaatcctttgaatcaaaggaggcataaaaaggaGTAGCCCGGTTCGAAAATACACGTTGCATGGAAGATATTATGATTGTTAGTAGTGCtagatttgtatttttttttaccacttTTCACCTATGGAGATTCATATAGGCCAAGGTTGTGAGATATATTGAAGGAGACCGTATGCAGTATGCTTAGTCACGGTTATTTTCTCACGCATTAATTGTAAGGAAATAAATTTTTATACCTTAGAGGACAGTATCATAACGGGCATATGATTGGGGCCTAGGCCAGCCAACGTCGGAGTAGTTTGCTAATCATCTTACAGATTTCTATTCCATAGTAGTAAAGGTAGACCTTACAGGAGCTCCAAGGTTACCCATTACAAAAACAGGAGTATGCTACAAAATGGACTAAAAACAGGATTGTCTAATCCATTCCACCGCAATGTCAAATGAAGCCCCATTCTACACCCCTAGAATCTTAACCATACTGGATCGTGTTGCTAGGCTCTTTGCGGTCTCATTTTGATTCCAAGTCAAATGCTGTTGGGCTTTGGACTAGTGTTGCAGTAGTAGTATCCTTTCTCCATCGCCTCCTAGTCCTAACTTCACTATGAAGTTCCTACAAGATTCTGGTCTGCCGCTCCAGGCACGGTCAAAGGTAAATTGGCCGTTCGAGACACATCGCCATCTTGACAAGGAACCCTGTTTCACTGTCAACTTAGGGCTCCAAATCATACACGATGGTTGAATCTCAAATTCGCTGACTAAGAAATACTAGTTCCAGTTTCCTTCTCAAGTTGTAACACTGATGGAGTTCAGTAGGAATACAGGTTACTGCTGAAACACGATCGAAGACATCATACAGCTCGTTGAGCCAACCTGTAATAAGATGTGGGATgccatatatatacacaattTACTTTACAAGATCATCCTACCCTCCTAATTTTGCTGAACAAAGACAAAAACATGAAACGTCACCTCAGACCGTACAAAAAAAGTAGGGCATGGCGACACGATATCCAGTCAAATGTTATCGAaccctttttttccttgaagAACTTTCATTGCTTAGCTACAGAGAATTGGTACGCAGGCGCCATCCGGGGTCTGCTGCTCCTTCCAGATCCGGCCGGTGATCCTCAGCTTCAGCTCCTTCCGGTCGCCTCCTGAGAAGAACAGCGCCATGTTCCTCTGGATCAGGAGGCCATCGTGGCTGTCACGCACCTTCCGGTGGCTGTCCCGGATGCTCCTCGGGGTGCCTTCCCATACCATCTTCCTGCCATTTGCACCGACCTCGAGGCTATAGCTGTAATTCTTCGCCTCATTCTCGTCCCccatgaaacggaggaaggcCATGTATACTGGTGCCATCCCAAGCTGGAAGGCCTCAAAGTGCAGGCAGAAGTACTGCCCGAAACAGTGAAACACCtactcaaaaacaaaacaattcaATGTGTGGAACTTAATTAGAAGATTTTAAATGCACATAACATGCTTACATAGCTCTGGTATCAACAACTTACATATGTGAGTGCGAGGCATGATCTTATATCCAGGTACATTGCATTAAAGTGGAACAAGATAACACAATCTTACTATTTGATACTTACCGTCAGCATCCAGGTGGCATTTTCGACTTCTCTTGGGTTGGACTTGACATATCTATGGTTGAATGTGCAGCCGCTATGCATATCAACTTTGTGATCATCCCTCAAATGGTCGACAAGATAAGGGATATCGCCGGTCACAGAACACTCAGAACCAGCGTAAGGGCAATTATATGGTCTAAAGCTGCACTGCGGTTCATGCTTTATCTTGCTGTAGTATGGGAAGATTTCTGGGCACCCCAAAGAGTAGTACTTACAGGGAAGCTCAAGCGATTCGGCTACTTTCTCCAGTGCCAAACACCTGATATCACCGAGCTCTTGTCTGCAAGTAGGGCAACGATTGTGCACCCTAGCTTTGCATGTTGAACACAAAGTATGTCCATTTTGGCACTGTAAATGCAATCAAAGAGATAAGAGCCTTATCCAAAAGCAGCACTGCATAATGCACGTGGTTCTTCAATTGCACACAACTAGATTCATTCAACACACAAAAAGATCTATAGATCGGCTATTAGCATACATATCTCCATGTTTATTTTGATAACCAAGTATATGACCCGAATTGATTATAAATTTTAGTGTTTATCTTGCAGACGGATCAAGATATCAATACGGCATTCAATAATTCCCTTTTAAATTTACTAGCCGAATTCCCAACGCAATTGCACGACTAGATACTAAAATTACATCTGTTCATGTTTGAAAATAGAGGAGTATTTGCTACACAATTCTAGTGCCTATGACTAAAACTATAGTCGATCTTTTTTATATAACTGCATCAACTCTGGTATATATCTGCTTAATGTACTCTACACCACTATATTATGGATCCACCAAACGAAATAAGCAGTTGgattttgaagaaaaagaacaacaatACAAGGAATAAACAACTATCTGTAAATTGCTAAGTCAACacaaaaacttttttttggtttaCGGCAGAACAAGTCGCCCAAATGATCCCATATGAGCAATGGAGTCAAGATCCCCAAAATTCTAAACTAGTAGAAGGTGTAGTAATTCGCCGTAGGAAATTCAAGATCAGAAGGGACTCGAATCGACAGAAGAATCATGGTACGAAATTCCTTTAACCCGCCCGATTCCCAAACCCAGATCCCCATTCGAGCCCAAGAATGGTCCTGACCCTGAGTCCCGATGTCCCAGCACACGCAGATACAGCGCACCGAGCGCCAGGGCCTAATCAAGAACACCTCCCACGCACCTGGTGGATCGGCGGGTACATGGAGTTggtgcagacggggcactcGAGCAGCTCGTGCACGCTGCTCCCCGGCGCGACCCCGGCGGCGCCCTTGGGGCAGGCGGcccgggaggcggcgaggagcgcgcCGTGGGTGTGGATGGCAAGGCCGACGTCGTCCGCGTCCATGGCAGCGTCGGGCAGCGAGAGGCACTCGACGCTGTCCACGTCCATGGCGCGCCCGCACGCGCCCGCCACGAACAACACGTCACGTCGCGCTCCGGGGCTAGGGCTGCGGGCGAATGGGGGGAGGAGGCCCAAGGCTGGCTGCAGCTCCGGCGCTTTGTGGCCCGGGCTTGGGGGCGGTGCGCCTGTGCGGGGAGGCGGGGCTCGCGCCGCGGATTCCGGGGGAGGTCTAAAATTGCGCGATGAAGCCGCACGACCGCACGAGCACTCCCTACGATCATATCGACGCTACCCAGACCTGCCAAAAAACGAAAAGAGTACCCGGAGCCAGACTCTGATCAAGTGACCCTGCCAATAAATAATTTAACTGAAAGTTACAAGCACAAAAGGTTCCATGGTCTAGCGGTTAGGACATTGGACTCTGAATCCAGTAACCCGAGTTCAAGTCTCGGTGGAaccttttttctttattttcccCTGTTTTTTTGACTCCACCGTGCATTATCTCAGGCTCTCAGCACAAGGAGGCCTCCGGACCACGCGCCTAGCTCCCAGTTCAACCTCCAaatctcctcttcttcccctggCTCAGATCTCTCGATCCCTATCCAGGGGTAAAGAAGCGAAGCGAAGCACGGGGAGTGGCAGGAGGAGCAGTCGAGACCCCGAAATGGCGGCCTCCCTCTGGCTGCAGctcccttcccctcctccacctctccacagccccctcttcctctcctcctcctttccttcttcttcttctgcgtCTCCTCTGCCGCTGCAGTACAAGAAGCACGCTCCAGCAAGAGGCAACCTTATCTGCAGCTCCTCGTCTCCTTCAGTCGTGACCAAACAAGAGGGGGATTCCCCAGCAAAGGCGCTCCCTGCTTCTGCTGCGCCCGTCAGCTACAAGGATGACCCCAACTTCAGGTACTGTATACGATTCGATTCTGTTCGGGTGTTTTACTGTGTGTCGATGTTTAGTTGTTCGCATGGACTTGTAAGAATGAAAATCTACATTAGATAATAAAAAATACTTATTTAAAAGATAATTCGCAAATGGTTCCATGGTCTAGTGGTTAGGACATTGGACTCTGAATCCAGTAACCCGAGTTCAAGTCTCGGTGGAACCTTGCattctccccctttttggtaTGTTTCTTAGCTCCCTTTCAATTGTACCATTTATTCGTTCAACTTTCAAATCTACTCTGAGTTTTAACCAAGATGAGAAGAGaccttttttttagtaaaGAAAGACGAGAAGCTCGAATTAAGTTTGAGACAGGCTTGTAGTCTGTAGATTCATCCCGAATTCAGTCTGGTCCATATTCTGcattttcaaataaaaaacgAACATAATTGTGTATTAGCTAAGGTATGTATCTCCCTTTTGGCGGTCAATTATCTAGTACTCCGaataccatttttttttcaacttccTAATCTACTTTGTAATTTTAACCAAGATGAAAAGAGACCTTTTTACGTGAAGCTCGAATTCAGTTTGAGACAGGCTCGTCTGTACTCTGTAGATTCATCTCTAATTCAGCATATTCTGTATTTTCAAATTAAAAACGAAAATAATGGTGTGCTTCCAACGGTTCTCCTGGCAACTGCGTGTGCACAGGGGTTGCAAGGGCTGTGGCCGGGAGGAAACGGAGAGGGGCTGCAACGGCGAAGGGCGTATCATGGGCGGCATAGCCGCCGTCCCCTTGTTCGGCTGGTGGCCCATCAAGGCCTACCGGCCGTGCCCAGGTTTCGTCGCCTCCGGCGGCCGCTACCGGCGCTATGGCCAGAGCATGGACGACGTTATCGCCGGCAAGGGAAGGAAATTAGCCCCCTCcaacaagaagaacaaaaggtACGCCTGTGATGACTGATGAAGCATATGCACACGTCTATAGGGCCACAGGGATCTAACATTAGGCTGGATACATAATCCACTGAATTGGATTGAATATCAGCAGCTGATGGCATGCTGATCTCGCATTCACATGGCTTTGCATCTTGCAGTGAAAAATGATCTAGCCCAAGAACGAGTGGGAGAAGGCAATCTGCGTCACCCAGCTTTTCAGATTCTGTTTCAGGCTTGGCATTATCTAGCTAGGCCAGCTTGTTCTAGCTGTGCTGGAACTAATCCAGTCTGCAGAATCGACCCCCGTCACGAAGTTTCATAGCTCAGATTCGACGGCATATATGCTCCAGTGCTGTCCTGGCAGTCTGGCACTCATGGTTTGCATCTTTTTGCCAAGTGTAACAGCAAACGGTCGTCAGAAAATTTCTGGAATTAATCGAATTGCACTTTGTGAGTATGTGGTTTCTGTTGTTTTTCTAGCCACTCGACGTTCGAACATGATTACATGGTACTGTTCACGACCATTTAGAGTTTCGTCGCCAACATGCGTGGTGAGGAAGATTTGATGATGACATTGAACAACAAAACATCAGACCATGGAATAATCAGAATAGCCAATAGAGCTGTCAGTAAGAAACCAAGATGGTTATGTTTCACTAACCGATGCTACCTCAATGGTAATAAGCTGATTCGTTACATCATTGCCCATACATGATTGGAAGAAACAAAAGCTGCTGCCATCTTCCAGCGGGATGGTTCAGAAATGAAGCACATTACAATCAGCTAAGGGCGAAAGCAGATCACATTTCCATGTTCCATCAGTTCATTTCCTCAATTTGgtgaaagtaaaaaaaaactaacaaaaTAAGGCATCTCTTGCGAACAGCAAAGAGAGACACCAAACTTATGGACAGAAGTTGGTCGTGTACTTACACCTAGTTGCATCTCTACTGTGCACTGGAAACTGGCATAAGGAACGTCGCAGAACACAATTGGTTCTGCAGAAATGAAGCCACATGCCGAACTCCCAGGAAAAGGGAAATTACAGTTAAATGGTTATACTATCAGCGCATGTGGGGAGGCTTGACTGCAAATGAATTACTTCCAGGAGATGCTGCAAATGGATTAATCCGAGGAGTTACCGCGAATGGATTACTTCCTGGAGTTGCTGGTGAGCGAATTGTTGGTGAACCCTGCAACCTCTGCAGAAAGGGAAGCGCATCAGGTCCATCATCATATCAGCATTTTGGACAAGAAAAAACGCCATATGTTTGTCCTACCACAAGTAACTACTACAGTAAATGAAAGGGTAGAACTTTGAATGACATGCAACATGagaacacataaaaaaaatttgacaGACATATATATATCTTGGTGTGGGCAATTTAGAGTTGCACCCAGGAGCAGggtgaaaaaaaaggggtttTCAAATGCCAAAAAAAGTTACACATGTAAATGTTCTTGTCCTTTGCTCGACTGCTGGTATGTCACCTTGGTGGTCACCTAAACAGATCAGCGTGAAGCTCCGGTTTATTGGTGTTGGCAGACGATGATGAGCTATGTGCCAGCTTTCTCCTTGACGATGGTTATGCACCTGAGGGCCATTTTGAGGTCTACATTGTGCTGACAGGATCAGCTAGAGGACAGGATCCTCGGTGACAAGGCGCACAACAGCAAGGTGGTCAGCTTATCAAAGTCCAATTGGATTAGGATATTTGTGGACCTTGATTTGGACATCAGCATACTGAGCTTGGTTGGATATGGATTAcagcaatttatttggattaACGTTGGACTTTTCTGTTTAGATTTGGACTGATCTATTAGGACCTCTATTAATTATCTGCCTGTAAGTGCTACTCCCATAATTTTGGAATAGGTCAGAGTAAAGTGCACTTGTGCAGCACCTTAAAATTTAATTTTGCCAAAACCGAACACAGTTAATGAACAACAGCAGTGTAGATAAAGCATTTGTGTATGTGAGAATCAAGGATGTATGCATTTGTAAAAACAATGATTAAACTATATAAGTACAGTACAGGAACCAAAGGCTATCAGACTATTAGTATCATCCAATCATGTTATCATGTGAATTGCATGTCTGAGATATCACTTTGAAACCAGCAGATTACTGATGCAGCATGTAGGATTGAAATGTTGAATATGGTAAATCACCAGTTTGTGCTAGGGAAGCTATGATTTAGGAAGTAGCTGAAGTTTAAGGAGAATAAATCGCTACTGTAAATGCATCTTTACCGGTGATGGTTGAGCAAGATATTCCATAAGCTGCTTCTTTTGCTTCTCGAACAAGTCCTTAACTTGCTTCCACAAATCTTCCTGTATTTTTATATCCTCAACAAGCCTTTCCTTCTCCCAATTCTTCAGTTTTATTTGCTCTTCCATTtcagaaataatacttgaagGGGCATACGACCCAAGGCTTAAAACAGCAAATTTCACTTCTACACTTCTCCTGCAACAGTCATTGGTAATAACAATAATAAAAAAGTTATGACGTATACATTTTAGCATAGAAAGAGCAATACCGACAGTCATATTAGCGTAAATGAACTTC
The Brachypodium distachyon strain Bd21 chromosome 2, Brachypodium_distachyon_v3.0, whole genome shotgun sequence genome window above contains:
- the LOC100833057 gene encoding E3 ubiquitin-protein ligase SINAT5 → MDVDSVECLSLPDAAMDADDVGLAIHTHGALLAASRAACPKGAAGVAPGSSVHELLECPVCTNSMYPPIHQCQNGHTLCSTCKARVHNRCPTCRQELGDIRCLALEKVAESLELPCKYYSLGCPEIFPYYSKIKHEPQCSFRPYNCPYAGSECSVTGDIPYLVDHLRDDHKVDMHSGCTFNHRYVKSNPREVENATWMLTVFHCFGQYFCLHFEAFQLGMAPVYMAFLRFMGDENEAKNYSYSLEVGANGRKMVWEGTPRSIRDSHRKVRDSHDGLLIQRNMALFFSGGDRKELKLRITGRIWKEQQTPDGACVPILCS
- the LOC100836439 gene encoding uncharacterized protein LOC100836439 codes for the protein MAASLWLQLPSPPPPLHSPLFLSSSFPSSSSASPLPLQYKKHAPARGNLICSSSSPSVVTKQEGDSPAKALPASAAPVSYKDDPNFRGCKGCGREETERGCNGEGRIMGGIAAVPLFGWWPIKAYRPCPGFVASGGRYRRYGQSMDDVIAGKGRKLAPSNKKNKSEK